A single genomic interval of Streptococcus oralis subsp. dentisani harbors:
- the rnr gene encoding ribonuclease R has translation MKDKIKEYLQEKGRVTVNDLAQVLGKDGSKDFRELIKTLSLMERKHQIRFEDDGSLALDQKKKHEITLKGIFHAHKNGFGFVSLEGEEDDLFVGKNDVNYAIDGDTVEVVIKKVADRNKGTAAEAKIIDILEHSLTTVVGQIVLDQEKPKYAGYIRSKNQKISQPIYVKKPAIKLEGTEVLKVFIDKYPSKKHDFFVASVLDVVGHSTDAGIDVLEVLESMDIVSEFPEAALKEVESVPNAPSEKDMEGRLDLRDELTFTIDGADAKDLDDAVHIKPLKNGNMELGVHIADVSYYVTEGSALDKEALNRATSVYVTDRVVPMLPERLSNGICSLNPQVDRLTQSAIMEIDKHGRVVHYTITQTVIKTSFRMTYSAVNDILAGDEEKRQEFKKIVPGIELMAKLHERLENMREKRGALNFDTNEAKILVDKKGKPVDIVLRQRGIAERMIESFMLIANETVAEHFSKLDLPFIYRIHEEPKAEKVQKFIDYASSFGLRIYGTASEISQEALQDIMRAVEGEPYADVLSMMLLRSMQQARYSEHNHGHYGLAADYYTHFTSPIRRYPDLLVHRMIRDYGRSKDVAEHFEQVIPEIATQSSNRERRAIEAEREVEAMKKAEYMEEYVGEEYDAVVSSIVKFGLFVELPNTVEGLIHITNLPEFYHFNERDLTLRGEKSGTTFRVGQQIRIRVERADKMTGEIDFSYIPSEFDVIEKGLKQAGRKDRGRGSSRRSDKKEDKRKSGRSNDKHKHSQKDKKKKGKKPFYKEVAKKGAKYGKGRGKGRRTK, from the coding sequence ATGAAAGATAAAATTAAAGAATATTTGCAAGAGAAGGGGCGAGTGACGGTAAATGACCTGGCTCAGGTTCTCGGAAAGGATGGATCCAAGGATTTCCGTGAGTTGATTAAAACCCTGTCTCTGATGGAAAGAAAGCACCAGATTCGTTTTGAAGATGATGGTAGCCTTGCCTTGGATCAGAAGAAGAAACATGAAATCACCCTCAAAGGGATTTTTCATGCCCATAAAAATGGCTTTGGTTTTGTCAGTCTAGAAGGGGAAGAGGACGATCTTTTTGTAGGAAAAAACGATGTCAACTATGCCATTGATGGCGATACCGTTGAGGTGGTCATCAAGAAAGTCGCTGACCGTAACAAGGGAACTGCTGCCGAAGCCAAAATTATTGATATTCTAGAACACAGTCTGACAACTGTTGTCGGGCAAATCGTTCTGGATCAGGAAAAGCCCAAGTATGCGGGCTACATTCGTTCAAAAAATCAGAAAATCAGCCAACCCATCTATGTTAAGAAACCAGCTATCAAGTTGGAAGGTACTGAGGTTCTCAAGGTCTTTATCGATAAATACCCAAGTAAGAAACATGATTTCTTTGTTGCTAGTGTCCTTGATGTGGTGGGGCACTCGACTGATGCTGGGATTGACGTTCTTGAAGTCTTGGAATCCATGGATATTGTCTCAGAATTCCCAGAAGCTGCTCTCAAGGAGGTTGAAAGTGTGCCGAATGCTCCATCAGAGAAGGATATGGAAGGTCGTCTTGATTTGAGAGATGAGCTTACCTTCACCATTGACGGCGCAGATGCCAAGGACTTGGACGACGCAGTTCACATTAAGCCTTTGAAAAATGGCAATATGGAACTCGGAGTTCACATCGCGGATGTTTCCTACTATGTGACAGAGGGTTCTGCACTTGACAAGGAAGCCCTTAACCGCGCGACTTCTGTTTATGTGACAGACCGTGTAGTTCCAATGCTTCCAGAACGACTGTCAAATGGTATCTGCTCTCTCAATCCTCAAGTAGATCGCTTGACCCAGTCTGCTATTATGGAAATTGATAAACATGGTCGTGTGGTTCATTACACCATTACCCAAACGGTTATCAAGACTAGTTTCCGTATGACCTATAGCGCTGTCAATGACATCCTGGCTGGCGACGAGGAAAAAAGACAAGAGTTTAAGAAAATTGTTCCTGGTATCGAACTCATGGCCAAGCTTCATGAAAGGCTAGAAAACATGCGTGAGAAACGTGGAGCTCTCAATTTTGATACTAATGAAGCTAAGATTCTAGTGGATAAAAAAGGCAAGCCTGTGGATATCGTTCTTCGCCAACGTGGCATTGCAGAGCGGATGATTGAGTCCTTCATGTTGATTGCTAACGAAACGGTTGCCGAGCACTTCAGTAAACTGGACCTACCTTTCATTTATCGGATTCACGAGGAGCCCAAGGCTGAAAAAGTTCAGAAGTTTATTGATTATGCTTCGAGCTTTGGTTTGCGGATTTATGGGACTGCCAGTGAGATTAGCCAGGAGGCGCTTCAAGACATCATGCGTGCTGTTGAGGGAGAACCCTATGCGGATGTATTGTCCATGATGCTTTTGCGTTCTATGCAGCAGGCTCGTTATTCTGAGCATAATCATGGTCACTATGGACTAGCTGCGGACTATTACACTCACTTTACCAGCCCAATTCGTCGTTATCCTGACCTTCTTGTTCATCGGATGATTCGTGACTATGGACGTTCCAAGGACGTAGCCGAGCATTTTGAACAGGTTATTCCTGAGATTGCTACCCAGTCTTCTAATCGTGAGCGTCGTGCCATCGAGGCAGAGCGTGAAGTCGAAGCAATGAAAAAGGCTGAGTACATGGAAGAATACGTGGGCGAAGAGTACGATGCGGTTGTGTCTAGCATCGTTAAATTCGGTCTCTTTGTCGAATTGCCAAATACAGTCGAAGGATTGATTCACATTACCAATTTGCCTGAATTTTATCATTTTAATGAACGGGATTTGACTCTTCGTGGGGAAAAATCAGGAACAACTTTCCGTGTAGGACAGCAAATTCGAATTCGAGTTGAAAGAGCGGATAAGATGACAGGTGAGATTGACTTCTCTTATATCCCAAGTGAGTTTGATGTCATCGAAAAAGGTTTGAAACAAGCTGGGCGCAAAGACAGAGGTCGTGGTTCAAGTCGTCGTTCAGACAAGAAGGAAGACAAGAGAAAATCAGGGCGCTCAAATGATAAGCACAAGCATTCACAAAAGGATAAAAAGAAAAAAGGCAAGAAACCTTTTTACAAGGAAGTAGCTAAGAAAGGAGCCAAGTATGGCAAAGGGCGAGGGAAAGGTCGTCGCACAAAATAA
- the coaE gene encoding dephospho-CoA kinase (Dephospho-CoA kinase (CoaE) performs the final step in coenzyme A biosynthesis.), whose amino-acid sequence MGKIIGITGGIASGKSTVTNFLREQGFQVVDADAVVHQLQRPGGRLYQLLVQHFGQEILLENGELNRPLLASLIFSNPEEREWSKQTQGEIIREELTALREQLAQTEAIFFMDIPLLFEQDYSAWFDETWLVYVDCDIQLERFMKRDHLSKEVAESRLAAQWSLEEKKKLASHVLDNNGNRDQLLDQVSFLLDGGEHDDRD is encoded by the coding sequence ATGGGAAAAATTATCGGAATCACAGGAGGAATTGCTTCTGGTAAGTCAACTGTGACAAATTTCCTAAGAGAGCAAGGCTTTCAAGTGGTGGATGCTGATGCAGTCGTCCATCAGCTACAAAGACCTGGTGGGCGTCTTTATCAGCTCTTAGTTCAGCACTTTGGACAGGAAATTCTCTTAGAAAATGGAGAACTCAATCGCCCTCTCCTGGCTAGCCTCATCTTTTCAAATCCTGAGGAGCGGGAATGGTCTAAACAAACCCAAGGAGAGATTATTCGTGAGGAATTGACTGCACTGAGAGAACAGTTGGCTCAGACAGAAGCGATTTTTTTCATGGATATTCCCCTGCTTTTTGAACAGGACTACAGTGCTTGGTTTGATGAAACATGGCTGGTCTATGTGGACTGTGATATACAACTAGAACGTTTCATGAAACGGGATCATCTTTCTAAAGAAGTAGCAGAGTCCCGTCTGGCCGCCCAGTGGTCTTTAGAAGAAAAGAAAAAATTGGCGAGTCATGTCCTGGACAACAATGGAAATCGAGATCAACTTCTAGATCAGGTATCTTTTCTGCTTGATGGAGGTGAACATGATGACAGAGATTAG
- the smpB gene encoding SsrA-binding protein SmpB, with product MAKGEGKVVAQNKKAHHDYTIVDTLEAGMVLTGTEIKSVRAARINLKDGFAQVKNGEVWLSNVHIAPYEEGNIWNQEPERRRKLLLHKKQIQKLEQETKGTGMTLVPLKVYIKDGYAKLLLGLAKGKHDYDKRESIKRREQNRDIARVMKAVNQR from the coding sequence ATGGCAAAGGGCGAGGGAAAGGTCGTCGCACAAAATAAAAAGGCGCACCACGACTATACAATCGTAGATACGCTAGAGGCAGGAATGGTCCTGACAGGAACGGAAATCAAGAGCGTTCGAGCTGCTCGAATCAATCTCAAGGACGGCTTTGCCCAAGTAAAAAATGGGGAAGTCTGGCTGAGCAATGTTCATATTGCCCCTTACGAAGAGGGCAATATCTGGAACCAGGAACCAGAACGCCGTCGTAAACTCCTGCTCCATAAGAAGCAAATTCAAAAATTGGAACAAGAGACCAAAGGGACAGGAATGACCCTTGTTCCCCTTAAAGTCTATATCAAAGATGGCTACGCCAAGCTTCTTTTAGGACTTGCTAAAGGGAAACATGACTATGATAAACGGGAGTCTATCAAGCGTCGTGAACAAAACCGCGACATCGCGCGTGTGATGAAAGCTGTCAACCAGCGTTAA
- the mutM gene encoding DNA-formamidopyrimidine glycosylase, which yields MPELPEVETVRRGLEKLILGKKISSIEIAYPKMIKTDLDEFQKEVPGQVIESMGRRGKYLLFYLTDKVLISHLRMEGKYFYYPDQVPERKHAHVFFQFEDGGTLVYEDVRKFGTMELLAPDLLGAYFVSKKLGPEPREQDFDLQVFQTALAKSKKPIKSHLLDQTLVAGLGNIYVDEVLWRAQVHPARPSQTLTVEEASAIHDQTIAVLGQAVEKGGSTIRTYTNAFGEDGTMQDFHQVYDKTGQECARCGTLIEKIQLGGRGTHFCPTCQRRD from the coding sequence ATGCCTGAATTACCAGAGGTTGAAACGGTTCGTCGTGGCTTAGAGAAATTAATTTTGGGAAAGAAGATTTCTAGTATAGAGATTGCTTATCCCAAGATGATTAAGACGGATTTGGACGAGTTTCAAAAGGAAGTGCCTGGCCAAGTAATTGAGTCCATGGGGCGCCGTGGCAAGTATCTGCTTTTCTACCTGACAGATAAGGTATTGATTTCCCATCTGCGGATGGAGGGCAAGTATTTTTACTATCCGGACCAGGTTCCTGAACGCAAGCATGCCCATGTTTTCTTCCAGTTTGAGGATGGTGGGACGCTTGTTTATGAGGATGTGCGCAAGTTTGGTACTATGGAACTGCTGGCGCCAGATCTTTTGGGCGCCTACTTTGTTTCTAAAAAATTAGGACCTGAGCCAAGAGAGCAGGACTTTGATTTGCAGGTCTTTCAAACTGCTCTAGCCAAGTCTAAAAAGCCTATCAAATCCCATCTCCTAGACCAGACCTTGGTAGCTGGTCTTGGCAATATCTATGTGGATGAGGTCCTCTGGCGAGCTCAGGTTCATCCAGCTAGACCTTCCCAGACTTTGACGGTAGAAGAAGCGTCGGCTATTCATGACCAAACCATTGCTGTTTTGGGACAGGCAGTTGAAAAGGGCGGTTCCACCATTCGAACCTATACCAATGCCTTTGGGGAAGACGGAACCATGCAGGATTTCCATCAGGTCTATGATAAGACTGGTCAAGAATGTGCACGCTGTGGAACTCTAATTGAGAAAATCCAATTAGGCGGACGTGGAACCCACTTTTGTCCAACTTGTCAAAGGAGAGACTGA
- the rpmG gene encoding 50S ribosomal protein L33, translated as MRVKINLKCSSCGSINYLTSKNSKTHPDKIEVLKYCPKERKVTLHLESK; from the coding sequence GTGCGAGTAAAAATTAATCTCAAATGCTCCTCTTGTGGCAGTATTAATTACCTAACCAGTAAAAACTCCAAAACCCATCCAGACAAGATTGAGGTTTTAAAGTATTGTCCCAAGGAAAGAAAAGTAACCCTACATCTTGAATCTAAGTAG
- a CDS encoding multidrug efflux MFS transporter, which translates to MTEISWKENLRVAWFGSFLTGASISLVVPFMPIFVEQLGIESNQVAFYAGLAISVSAVSAALISPIWGILADKYGRKPMMIRAGLAMTITMGGLAFVPNIYWLIFLRLLNGVFTGFVPNATALIASQVPKDKSGYALGTLSTGVVAGTLTGPFVGGLIAEIFGIRNVFLLVGAFLFLAAILTIFFIKEDFQPVAKEKAIPTKELFSSIKHSHLLINLFLTSFVIQFSAQSIGPILALYVRDLGQTENLLFVSGLIVSSMGFSSMMSAGVMGKLGDKVGNHRLLVAAQIYSVIIYLLCAHATSPLQLGLYRFLFGLGTGALIPGVNALLSKMTPKVGISRIFAFNQVFFYLGGVVGPMTGSAVAGQFGYHSVFYATAACVAFSCLFNLVQFRSLLKVKEISCE; encoded by the coding sequence ATGACAGAGATTAGTTGGAAAGAGAATCTTCGTGTCGCCTGGTTCGGTAGTTTTCTAACGGGAGCCAGTATTTCCTTGGTCGTCCCTTTCATGCCTATCTTTGTAGAGCAGTTGGGAATCGAGAGTAACCAAGTTGCTTTCTATGCTGGATTAGCTATCTCAGTTTCGGCAGTTTCAGCAGCTTTGATTTCTCCTATCTGGGGTATTCTTGCTGACAAATATGGTCGAAAGCCCATGATGATTCGAGCTGGGCTTGCTATGACCATCACCATGGGAGGCTTGGCCTTTGTGCCGAACATCTATTGGCTAATCTTTCTTAGATTACTAAATGGCGTATTTACAGGTTTCGTACCGAATGCGACAGCTTTAATAGCCAGTCAAGTTCCCAAGGATAAGTCTGGCTATGCTTTGGGGACTTTATCAACTGGAGTAGTAGCTGGAACCCTAACCGGGCCCTTTGTGGGTGGCTTGATTGCTGAAATTTTTGGTATTCGCAATGTCTTTTTATTGGTGGGTGCTTTCCTATTTTTAGCTGCAATCCTAACCATTTTCTTCATCAAGGAAGATTTTCAACCAGTAGCTAAGGAGAAGGCTATCCCAACAAAAGAGTTGTTTAGTTCTATTAAACACTCTCATCTTTTGATTAACTTGTTTTTAACCAGCTTTGTCATTCAATTTTCAGCTCAATCAATTGGTCCCATTCTAGCTCTCTATGTTCGGGACTTAGGGCAGACTGAAAATCTCCTCTTTGTATCTGGTTTGATAGTATCCAGTATGGGATTTTCTAGCATGATGAGTGCTGGAGTGATGGGAAAACTAGGAGATAAGGTGGGAAATCATAGACTTTTAGTTGCAGCGCAGATTTATTCAGTCATCATTTACCTTCTTTGTGCCCATGCAACCAGCCCCCTTCAACTTGGCTTGTATCGTTTTCTCTTTGGTTTGGGAACGGGTGCTCTGATACCAGGTGTTAATGCATTGCTTAGTAAGATGACTCCCAAAGTAGGCATTTCAAGGATTTTTGCCTTTAACCAAGTCTTTTTCTACCTTGGGGGTGTTGTTGGTCCCATGACTGGTTCAGCAGTAGCAGGGCAATTCGGCTACCACTCTGTTTTTTATGCGACAGCAGCCTGTGTAGCTTTCAGTTGTTTATTTAACTTAGTTCAATTTAGATCATTATTAAAAGTAAAGGAAATCTCGTGCGAGTAA
- the tehB gene encoding SAM-dependent methyltransferase TehB, which translates to MEKLIAYKRMPLWNKQTMPEAVQQKHNTKVGTWGKITVLKGALKFIELTEDGEVLAEHLFEAGADNPMAQPQAWHRVEAATDDVEWYLEFYCKPEDYFPKKYQTNPVHSEVLEAVQTVKPGRALDLGCGQGRNSLFLAQNGFDVTAVDQNELSLEILQSIVEQEDLDMPVGLYDINSASISQDYDFIVSTVVLMFLQADRIPAIIQNMQEHTTVGGYNLIVCAMDTEDYPCSVNFPFTFKEGELADYYKDWELVKYNENPGHLHRRDENGNRIQLRFATMLAKKIK; encoded by the coding sequence ATGGAAAAATTAATTGCCTATAAACGGATGCCCTTGTGGAATAAACAGACCATGCCTGAAGCAGTTCAGCAAAAGCACAATACTAAAGTCGGCACCTGGGGAAAAATTACTGTCTTGAAGGGGGCACTCAAGTTTATTGAGTTGACAGAAGATGGTGAGGTTCTAGCTGAGCACCTCTTTGAGGCAGGGGCTGACAATCCCATGGCGCAACCGCAAGCCTGGCACCGAGTAGAGGCTGCAACAGACGATGTAGAATGGTACTTGGAATTTTATTGTAAACCTGAGGATTATTTCCCTAAGAAATACCAGACCAATCCAGTCCATTCAGAGGTCCTAGAGGCTGTGCAAACGGTGAAACCAGGAAGAGCCTTGGATTTGGGTTGTGGTCAAGGCCGTAACTCTCTCTTTCTCGCACAGAATGGTTTTGATGTGACAGCTGTGGATCAAAATGAATTGTCCCTTGAAATCTTGCAAAGCATTGTGGAACAAGAGGATCTAGACATGCCTGTCGGACTTTATGATATCAATTCAGCCAGCATTAGCCAAGACTATGATTTCATCGTATCGACAGTTGTTCTGATGTTCCTACAAGCGGACCGCATTCCAGCTATTATCCAAAATATGCAGGAGCACACCACGGTCGGTGGCTATAATCTTATCGTCTGTGCCATGGATACAGAGGATTATCCTTGCTCAGTCAACTTCCCATTCACCTTTAAAGAAGGGGAGCTAGCCGACTACTACAAGGATTGGGAATTGGTCAAGTATAATGAAAACCCAGGACATCTGCACCGTCGTGATGAAAATGGCAATCGCATTCAATTACGCTTTGCGACTATGCTAGCTAAAAAAATCAAGTAA
- the era gene encoding GTPase Era: MTFKSGFVAILGRPNVGKSTFLNHVMGQKIAIMSDKAQTTRNKIMGIYTTDKEQIVFIDTPGIHKPKTALGDFMVESAYSTLREVDTVLFMVPADEPRGKGDDMIIERLKAAKVPVILVVNKIDKVHPDQLLAQIDDFCNQMDFKEIVPISALQGNNVSHLIDILSENLEEGFQYFPSDQITDHPERFLVSEMIREKVLHLTREEIPHSVAVVVDSMKRDEETDKVHIRATIMVERDSQKGIIIGKGGAMLKKIGTMARRDIELMLGDKVFLETWVKVKKNWRDKKLDLADFGYNEKEY; encoded by the coding sequence GGAAGTCAACCTTTTTGAATCACGTCATGGGGCAAAAGATTGCCATCATGAGTGACAAGGCGCAGACAACGCGCAATAAAATCATGGGTATTTACACCACGGATAAGGAGCAAATCGTCTTTATCGACACACCTGGAATTCATAAGCCTAAGACGGCTCTTGGAGATTTCATGGTGGAATCTGCCTACAGTACTCTGCGTGAAGTGGATACTGTTCTATTCATGGTGCCAGCTGATGAGCCACGTGGTAAGGGCGACGATATGATTATTGAGCGTCTGAAAGCTGCTAAGGTTCCTGTGATTCTAGTGGTGAATAAGATTGACAAGGTCCATCCAGACCAGCTTTTGGCTCAGATTGATGACTTCTGTAACCAGATGGACTTTAAGGAAATTGTTCCTATCTCAGCCCTTCAGGGAAATAACGTTTCTCATCTAATCGATATTTTGAGTGAGAATCTGGAGGAAGGTTTCCAGTACTTCCCATCTGATCAGATCACAGACCATCCTGAGCGTTTCTTGGTTTCAGAAATGATTCGTGAGAAGGTTCTCCATTTGACTCGTGAAGAGATTCCTCACTCAGTCGCAGTAGTAGTTGACTCTATGAAGCGTGACGAAGAGACAGACAAGGTTCATATCCGGGCAACCATCATGGTTGAGCGCGATAGCCAAAAGGGCATCATCATCGGAAAAGGTGGCGCAATGCTCAAGAAAATTGGGACCATGGCCCGTCGTGATATCGAACTCATGCTAGGGGACAAGGTTTTCCTAGAAACTTGGGTCAAGGTCAAGAAAAACTGGCGTGATAAAAAGCTAGATTTGGCTGACTTTGGCTATAATGAGAAAGAATATTAA
- a CDS encoding DUF1887 family protein yields MTSLLVELYDRHVLEKNVYQAFISDCDEILFLSLIKISNEEKVSLRQFILEEVPHIQRVTFRQLSLEQLTDQLDYCLAGYDQVLLDVFGGDSLLALSLYQYGLDRHLPIVAMDVERGKQYKWVAGQLEKEDLDIPTLSIQQLIALRGGKMLKSKRPIHSAQQIAAIKKLASSAIANPSHWYQVTQFFSLAKTNDLHAETEKILENNGKYYHYPESLIPLLVEAGMLCMESEDKKRVAYSFPSQEAQVFCRNKGHILEVYLYLLALESQLFDECMIGGEIDWNGIFPEADNVQNEIDVILRKGRSITFISCKMTDLSVEAINELEVYANHFAGESCLKLIVCTGKINPVYANRCQEYGVLVIRSEQIPNLIPMLKKFSKRQKR; encoded by the coding sequence ATGACGAGTCTTTTGGTGGAATTGTATGATCGGCATGTATTGGAAAAGAATGTCTACCAAGCCTTTATCAGTGATTGTGACGAGATTCTTTTTCTATCTTTGATAAAAATAAGCAATGAAGAGAAAGTTTCTCTCCGTCAGTTTATCCTTGAAGAAGTCCCCCATATCCAGCGTGTGACCTTTCGTCAGCTATCTTTAGAACAATTAACAGACCAGTTAGATTATTGCCTTGCAGGCTATGACCAAGTCCTTCTCGATGTTTTTGGCGGAGATTCACTACTAGCCTTATCTCTCTATCAATATGGCTTGGATCGCCACCTCCCCATCGTAGCCATGGATGTCGAACGAGGAAAACAATACAAGTGGGTAGCCGGTCAGTTAGAAAAAGAAGATTTGGACATTCCAACCCTAAGCATCCAACAGCTGATAGCTTTGCGTGGTGGAAAAATGCTCAAATCCAAACGCCCTATCCACTCAGCTCAGCAAATTGCAGCCATCAAAAAACTAGCCAGCTCTGCCATTGCCAATCCTTCCCACTGGTATCAAGTGACCCAATTTTTCTCTTTAGCCAAGACCAATGACCTTCATGCTGAGACAGAAAAAATACTGGAAAACAACGGCAAGTATTATCACTATCCAGAATCCCTCATCCCTTTACTTGTGGAAGCGGGGATGCTTTGTATGGAAAGCGAAGATAAGAAACGAGTAGCCTACAGCTTTCCAAGTCAAGAAGCTCAAGTTTTTTGCCGCAACAAGGGGCATATTTTAGAGGTATATCTCTATCTCTTGGCGCTTGAATCGCAGCTGTTTGATGAGTGCATGATAGGTGGTGAGATTGATTGGAATGGCATCTTTCCAGAGGCAGACAATGTTCAAAATGAGATTGATGTTATTCTAAGAAAGGGGCGCTCGATTACCTTTATCTCATGCAAGATGACAGATTTATCAGTCGAAGCCATCAACGAACTAGAAGTCTACGCCAATCATTTTGCTGGGGAGAGTTGCCTCAAGTTAATTGTCTGTACGGGAAAAATCAATCCGGTTTATGCCAATCGCTGTCAGGAATACGGCGTGCTGGTCATTAGAAGCGAGCAGATTCCCAATCTCATTCCCATGCTAAAAAAATTTTCTAAGAGACAAAAAAGATAA
- the secG gene encoding preprotein translocase subunit SecG, whose product MYNLLLTILLVLSVVIVIAIFMQPTKNQSSNVFDASSGDLFERSKARGFEAVMQRLTGILVFFWLAIALALTVLSSR is encoded by the coding sequence ATGTACAACCTATTATTAACCATTTTATTAGTATTATCTGTTGTGATTGTGATTGCGATTTTCATGCAACCAACTAAAAACCAATCCAGCAATGTATTTGATGCCAGCTCAGGTGATTTGTTTGAACGTAGTAAAGCACGTGGTTTTGAAGCCGTGATGCAACGTTTGACAGGTATTTTAGTCTTTTTCTGGCTAGCCATTGCCTTAGCATTGACGGTATTATCAAGTAGATAA